A single region of the Oreochromis niloticus isolate F11D_XX linkage group LG19, O_niloticus_UMD_NMBU, whole genome shotgun sequence genome encodes:
- the LOC100702545 gene encoding KATNB1-like protein 1 — MDPNTEDAESQNVEDRFHHDAAQYKVSYPKGRNTKQVDDAANEECNKKRYPVSRSGNNPGRVKRVVSCKRKTHHLTVARRKQLGSGRTCDAANKENETKVSQGTQQDIFSMDPWDFPFHVNNINNNQGTDRTGSEEADYSVLTELTRDHNTLTDVLFGRNLRLKVALTLWQRNVGELLTYFLRIQDTGVFVDFLPLISKCIHEDSSKITIGCCVDLFPLVSKVLSSPYEEHLTVGLKWVNSVLKNWWEDLKASGFSGSTNPLLDENFQVFNQQLWELWQQEPFLKSVPGPAGDMAKVIDSFLSKLT, encoded by the exons ATGGATCCCAACACTGAAGACGCAGAGAGCCAAAATGTTGAGGATCGCTTCCATCATGATGCAGCACAGTACAAAGTGAGCTATCCTAAagggagaaacacaaaacag GTGGATGATGCCGCAAATGAAGAGTGCAACAAAAAGAG ATACCCGGTTAGCCGCTCTGGGAACAACCCAGGCAGAGTGAAGCGGGTAGTGTCATGTAAAAGGAAGACTCATCATCTGACTGTGGCTCGGAGAAAGCAGCTTGGGTCTGGGAGAACTTGTGATGCTGCAAACAAGGAAAATGAGACAAAAGTCTCGCAGGGCACACAGCAGGATATTTTCAGTATGGACCCCTGGGATTTCCCATTTCATGTcaataatatcaataacaaCCAAGGAACTGATAGAACTGGTTCTGAAGAGGCTGACTACTCTGTACTGACTGAG CTCACGAGGGATCACAACACACTGACTGACGTGCTTTTTGGAAGAAATCTAAGACTCAAAGTGGCTTTAACGTTGTGGCAGAGAAATGTTGGAGAGCTGCTGACATACTTTCTGAG AATCCAAGACACTGGTGTGTTTGTTGACTTTCTCCCCCTCATAAGCAAATG CATCCATGAGGATTCTTCAAAGATAACCATCGGCTGTTGTGTCGACCTCTTTCCTTTAGTTAGCAAAGTCCTCAGCAGTCCGTATGAAGA GCATCTTACTGTTGGCCTAAAGTGGgtaaattcagttttaaaaaactgGTGGGAGGATCTAAAAGCGAGTGGCTTCAGTGGCTCAACAAACCCTCTGCTGGATGA AAACTTTCAAGTTTTTAATCAGCAGTTATGGGAATTGTGGCAGCAGGAACCTTTTTTGAAGTCTGTTCCAGGACCTGCAGGAGACATGGCAAAG GTCATCGATTCCTTCCTGTCTAAACTCACATGA